A single genomic interval of Procambarus clarkii isolate CNS0578487 chromosome 61, FALCON_Pclarkii_2.0, whole genome shotgun sequence harbors:
- the LOC123774252 gene encoding DNA-directed RNA polymerase II subunit RPB1-like, translating to MTLKKQGSRVRFPGGDGSGWPRIFHLMQLFIYLDLLGDFDIGLKYKYCTIGFLSYIISLYVLHGHIYKVLGASNHLDGRGLNADLHEARPSLYRPAQVVGNGRELSEDPFNTFRTPSTPSGLRQHPRQHPRQHLQDPVNTSRTPVNTFRTPSTPSGPRQHPRQHLQDPVNTPVNTFRTPSTPRQHLQDPVNTPANTFRTPSTPPSTPLGPRQYPRQHFQDPVNTFRTPSTPPSTLSGPRQHLQDPVNTSRTPSTPSGPRQHFQDPVNTLSTPSGPVNTSRTPSTPSGPRQHFQDPVNTPVNTFRTPSTPPSTPSGPRQHPRQHLQDPVNTPVNTFRTPSTPPSTPSGPRQHPRQHFQDPVNTPSTPLGPRQHFQDPVNTPSTPSGPVNTSRTPSTPSGPRQHPVNTFRTRQYLQDPVNTFRTPSTPTSTPARPPPSPPSPQLLHKNYIVTSLCQGGSKKFSQI from the coding sequence ATGACCCTTAAGAAGcagggatcccgggttcgattcccgggaggGGACGGAAGTGGTTGGCCACGtatctttcacctaatgcaactGTTCATCTACCTCGACCTATTAGGAGACTTCGACATAGgcctaaaatataaatattgtaccATAGGCTTCCTTTCCTATATCATAAGCCTATACGTTTTGCATGGCCATATATATAAGGTCTTGGGTGCcagcaaccacttggacggtcggggattgaacgccgacctgcatgaagcgagaccgtcgctctaccgtccagcccaagtggttgggaacggaagggaactatcagaggaCCCCTTCAACACTTTCAGGACCCCGTCAACACCTTCAGGACTCCGTCAACACCCCCGTCAACACCCCCGTCAACACCTTCAGGACCCCGTCAACACCTCCAGGACCCCCGTCAACACCTTCAGGACCCCGTCAACACCTTCAGGACCCCGTCAACACCCCCGTCAACACCTTCAGGACCCCGTCAACACCCCCGTCAACACCTTCAGGACCCCATCAACACCCCGTCAACACCTTCAGGACCCCGTCAACACCCCCGCCAACACCTTCAGGACCCCGTCAACACCCCCGTCAACACCTTTAGGACCCCGTCAATACCCCCGTCAACACTTTCAGGACCCCGTCAACACCTTCAGGACCCCGTCAACACCCCCGTCAACACTTTCAGGACCCCGTCAACACCTTCAGGACCCCGTCAATACCTCCAGGACCCCGTCAACACCTTCAGGACCCCGTCAACACTTTCAGGACCCCGTCAACACCCTGTCAACACCTTCAGGACCCGTCAATACCTCCAGGACCCCGTCAACACCTTCAGGACCCCGTCAACACTTTCAGGACCCCGTCAACACCCCCGTCAACACCTTCAGGACCCCGTCAACACCCCCGTCAACACCTTCAGGACCCCGTCAACACCCCCGTCAACACCTTCAGGACCCCGTCAACACCCCCGTCAACACCTTCAGGACCCCGTCAACACCCCCGTCAACACCTTCAGGACCCCGTCAACACCCCCGTCAACACTTTCAGGACCCCGTCAACACCCCGTCAACACCTTTAGGACCCCGTCAACACTTTCAGGACCCCGTCAACACCCCGTCAACACCTTCAGGACCCGTCAATACCTCCAGGACCCCGTCAACACCTTCAGGACCCCGTCAACACCCCGTCAACACCTTCAGGACCCGTCAATACCTCCAGGACCCCGTCAACACCTTCAGGACCCCGTCAACACCCACGTCAACACCTGCaagaccccccccttccccaccaagtCCCCAACTTCTTCATAAAAATTACATTGTAACAAGTTTATGTCAAGGAGGCAGTAAGAAGTTCTCCCAAATTTGA